A stretch of the Nicotiana tabacum cultivar K326 chromosome 6, ASM71507v2, whole genome shotgun sequence genome encodes the following:
- the LOC107789812 gene encoding sister chromatid cohesion protein PDS5 homolog D isoform X5 yields MREMQCNRVIAGLEALLQKVESLLVKVGQAPSDSMKDALRPVMRAMVGSELLKNADVDVKFSVVSCLCELSRITAPQQPYDDGLMKEIFQLIVRAFEELSHSARHYYKAVHILETVADVKACLMLLDLECDALVIEIFQLFLRIIRPDHPNVVFTSMEEIMTLLIEESDEISMELLQPLLDSVRKENQICSPISSKLGEKVLKECASTVRPYLVEALKSRSMNLDDYGDIVASICNEMPEGEQMLHSQTEQLKNIGISNASHGCRVRAKKKQSMPNKEADLGMLVPERDVLQSQDKRNGSLHSVLNFGSEHKGTACSKRKPRQSSKKSESVPKGDVETTSGLNIVREGDLTDAEEPSVQQVDEKKQKNDRATIETHDVEETGDEAIKLSFGDENLSSKLGKAKRQKKLAIVKDENSRRRHITKNYGEEMVGTRIRVWWPLDKVFYEGAITEFDPVKKRHKVLYYDEQVETLNLTKERWEMVGDNPSDEYLRKHETDLQCNAVSSVPSMKKKAKRTSSTKREPGVSSSKRSKRNAQKGETEPMDIPVPDKMNDATDVGCATSSRKKDPVDKEDNMINENQISKNSKVDLESSLMLEDHPSDKKHETDLQSSDVSSIPSSKKAKRTSSKKREPGISSSKRSKRKAQKSDIESPVIPIPDKMNDATDVDCETSTGQKDLVDKEDNMITQKQRSETFILSLDSSLTLEDRPSDKKHETDLQSNDVSSVLRLMNKKAKRTSSTKKEPRVSSSRRSGMNAQKSDIESLDIPNPDKMNDATDVICETSSGQKDLVHKEGNIITEAEIQDFQSGNRELINGSALTTSSKLSNGALEG; encoded by the exons AAAGTAGAATCTCTATTGGTAAAGGTAGGCCAAGCCCCTTCTGATTCAATGAAAGATGCACTTCGACCAGTAATGAGAGCTATGGTTGGAAGTGAACTTTTAAAGAATGCTGATGTGGACGTCAAATTCTCTGTTGTATCTTGTCTCTGTGAGCTTTCTAGAATAACTGCCCCTCAGCAACCTTATGATGATGGACTAATGAAG GAAATTTTCCAACTTATAGTAAGGGCATTTGAAGAATTATCTCATTCAGCCCGCCATTATTATAAGGCTGTGCATATCCTTGAAACTGTGGCGGATGTCAAGGCCTGTTTAATGCTGCTGGACCTTGAATGTGATGCTTTAGTTATTGAGATATTCCAGCTGTTTCTCAGAATCATCAG GCCCGACCATCCTAATGTTGTATTCACAAGCATGGAAGAAATCATGACTCTGCTCATAGAAGAAAGTGATGAAATCTCAATGGAGCTTCTTCAGCCTCTCCTTGATAGCGTCAGAAAGGAAAATCAG ATTTGTTCACCTATCTCGTCAAAATTGGGAGAGAAAGTCCTGAAAGAATGTGCTTCCACTGTTAGACCCTATCTTGTAGAAGCCCTCAAGTCAAGAAGCATGAATCTTGATGATTATGGTGACATAGTTGCCTCAATATGCAATGAAATGCCTGAGGGAGAACAAATG CTTCACAGTCAGACAGAGCAGCTAAAGAATATTGGCATTAGCAATGCTAGTCATGGTTGCCGGGTTAGGGCTAAGAAGAAACAGAGCATGCCAAATAAGGAGGCTGACCTGGGTATGTTGGTTCCAGAAAGAGATGTGTTGCAATCTCAAGATAAGAGAAATGGCTCGCTGCATTCAGTTCTCAACTTTGGGAGTGAACATAAGGGCACAGCATGTAGCAAAAGAAAACCACGTCAGAGCTCAAAGAAGAGCGAGTCTGTTCCAAAAGGTGATGTCGAGACCACTTCTGGCCTTAACATTGTAAGAGAAGGAGACCTTACTGATGCTGAGGAGCCATCAGTGCAACAAGTTGATGAAAAGAAACAGAAGAATGACAGAGCTACCATTGAAACTCATGATGTAGAAGAAACAGGAGATGAG GCGATTAAACTATCATTTGGGGATGAAAATCTGTCAAGCAAACTTGGCAAAGCTAAGCGCCAGAAGAAGCTTGCCATTGTAAAGGATGAG AATTCTAGAAGGCGTCACATCACCAAAAATTATGGAGAAGAAATGGTTGGTACCAGAATAAGAGTTTGGTGGCCATTGGACAAAGT GTTCTATGAGGGTGCAATTACTGAGTTTGATCCTGTGAAAAAGAGACACAAG GTCTTATATTATGACGAACAAGTGGAAACCTTGAATCTGACTAAGGAACGGTGGGAGATGGTTGGAGACAATCCATCTGACGAG TATTTACGGAAGCATGAGACAGATCTTCAATGCAATGCTGTTTCATCTGTTCC ATCCATgaagaagaaagcaaaaagaACCTCCTCAACAAAAAGGGAACCTGGAGTCTCTTCATCCAAAAG GTCTAAAAGAAATGCCCAAAAGGGTGAAACTGAACCCATGGATATTCCAGTTCCAGATAAGATGAATGATGCTACTGATGTTGGTTGCGCAACGAGCAGCAGAAAAAAAGATCCTGTGGACAAGGAAGATAACATGATCAATGAGAATCAGATATCCAAGAATTCGAAAGTTGATTTAGAGAGCTCATTGATGCTTGAAGACCATCCATCTGACAAG AAGCATGAAACAGATCTTCAAAGCAGTGATGTTTCATCTATACC CAGCTCAAAGAAAGCAAAAAGAACCTCCTCAAAGAAAAGGGAACCTGGAATCTCTTCATCCAAAAG GTCAAAAAGAAAGGCCCAAAAGAGTGACATTGAATCCCCGGTTATTCCAATTCCAGATAAGATGAATGATGCTACTGATGTTGATTGTGAAACGAGCACTGGGCAAAAAGATCTTGTGGATAAGGAAGATAACATGATCACACAGAAACAGAGATCTGAGACTTTCATACTTTCCTTAGATAGCTCATTGACTCTTGAAGACCGTCCATCTGACAAG AAGCATGAAACAGATCTTCAAAGCAATGATGTTTCATCTGTTCT CAGATTGATGAATAAGAAAGCGAAAAGAACCTCCTCAACAAAAAAGGAACCCAGAGTCTCTTCATCCAGAAG GTCTGGAATGAATGCCCAAAAGAGTGACATTGAATCCCTGGATATTCCAAATCCAGATAAGATGAATGATGCTACTGATGTTATTTGCGAAACAAGCAGTGGGCAAAAAGATCTTGTGCACAAGGAAGGTAACATCATTACAGAAGCAGAGATCCAAGACTTCCAAAGTGGAAACCGAGAGCTCATTAACGGAAGTGCACTCACAACGTCGTCAAAACTTTCCAATGGTGCCTTAGAGGGCTGA